The following coding sequences are from one Triticum aestivum cultivar Chinese Spring chromosome 5A, IWGSC CS RefSeq v2.1, whole genome shotgun sequence window:
- the LOC123102381 gene encoding adenine phosphoribosyltransferase 1, which translates to MLPSRFLLTPHCPTAPAPTPTPTLPGGARSPSSVALRFGSPGGVRLRRGRGSAAVAMASDGRVERIASSIRAIPNFPKPGILFQDITTLLLDPQAFRDTTDLFVERYKDKDITVVAGVEARGFIFGPPIALAIGAKFVPIRKPKKLPGEVISEEYSLEYGTDKIEMHVGAVQPNDRVLIVDDLIATGGTLCAAAKLIERVGAKVVECACVIELPELKGRDKLGDMPVFVLVQADESV; encoded by the exons ATGCTCCCTTCTCGCTTCCTCCTCACCCCGCACTGCCCCACCGCGCCGGccccgactccgactccgacactCCCCGGCGGCGCGCGCTCGCCGAGCTCGGTCGCGCTGCGGTTCGGATCCCCCGGAGGCGTGCGGCTTCGGCGCGGGCGAGGGTCGGCGGCGGTCGCGATGGCATCCGACGGGCGCGTGGAGCGGATCGCGTCCAGCATCCGCGCCATCCCCAACTTCCCCAAGCCAG GGATTTTGTTTCAGGACATCACAACCTTGCTTCTCGATCCGCAGGCATTCCGTGACACCACTGACCTCTTTGTCGAGCGGTACAAGGACAAAGACATAACTGTAGTTGCTG GTGTTGAAGCCAGAGGATTCATTTTTGGTCCTCCCATTGCATTAGCCATAGGTGCAAAGTTTGTTCCAATAAGGAAGCCGAAAAAATTACCTG GTGAGGTGATATCGGAAGAATATTCTCTGGAATATGGCACTGACAAAATTGAAATGCACGTAGGAGCTGTGCAGCCCAATGACCGAGTCCTTATTGTGGATGATCTAATTGCCACAGGGGGAACCCTTTGTGCCGCTGCCAAACTTATTG AGCGTGTTGGAGCAAAGGTGGTTGAGTGTGCCTGTGTTATTGAACTGCCAGAGCTGAAG GGCCGGGACAAGTTGGGGGACATGCCAGTTTTTGTCCTAGTGCAGGCAGACGAGTCAGTATGA